In a genomic window of Phragmites australis chromosome 14, lpPhrAust1.1, whole genome shotgun sequence:
- the LOC133890050 gene encoding uncharacterized protein LOC133890050 produces MVLPAQGSMEAPEVPCFEAPEVPCLEAPGLPSMEALSKPMNWSWVPKGMDPMTVCRVAVSVGPYVEMCDDGSQEYRVTNKFRIVVGRGTTNVNDLLVALAVEETLGVVGGNWKMRAVLLQLGNWSLEAMLLLHLMPKGKHKS; encoded by the exons ATGGTCCTGCCTGCTCAAGGAAGCATGGAAGCTCCAGAAGTCCCGTGCTTCGAAGCACCGGAAGTCCCATGCTTGGAAGCTCCGGGACTCCCATCCATGGAAGCGCTCTCGAAGCCCATGAATTGGTCATGGGTGCCAAAAggg ATGGACCCTATGACAGTATGTAGAGTTGCCGTGTCCGTAGGACCTTATGTTGAGATGTGTGATGATGGCAGCCAAGAATATCGTGTTACCAACAAATTTCGGATAGTTGTGGGTAGAGGTACTACCAATGTGAATGATTTATTGGTTGCTCTGGCGGTTGAGGAAACACTAGGAG TCGTCGGAGGCAACTGGAAGATGCGGGCAGTGCTTCTTCAGTTAGGCAATTGGAGTTTGGAGGCAATGCTACTTCTCCACCTAATGCCAAAGGGAAAGCACAAAAGCTGA
- the LOC133890829 gene encoding UDP-glycosyltransferase 91C1-like, whose product MTGDQQQQASAPLHAVVFPWLAFGHLIPFLELSKRLARRGHAVTFVSTPRNVARLPPVPTGLSGRVRLVALPLPAVDGLPDGAESTADVPPEKVELLKAAFDGLAAPFADFLDRSREGEAGFERRPDWIVLDFAHHWLFPIADQHQIPCAMFLIVTGTMLAYSGPRWENVAHPRVTADDFMPTPRWFPSPSSLAYRRHEAAWMAAAFQPNASGISDMERFWLTEQHCRLLVFRSCLEVEPLVFSLLAHLYRKPAVPAGLLLPDPADDGDHDNGIGVARSGALQWLDEQPPGSVLYVALGSEAPVTEESVHELALGLELSGVRFLWALRRPSGATGTGTSPLLPDGFEARTRGRGAVCTGWVPQVRLLAHVAVGAFLTHCGWGSVAENLRFGHPLVMLPFVVDQGLIARMMAERGVGVEVARRDDGSFGRDDVAASVTLVMLEEEGKVLALNAKRLKEVVVGDEGGRQERYVDELVDCLQRHSFTGFD is encoded by the exons ATGACGGGGGACCAACAGCAGCAAGCCTCAGCTCCTCTCCACGCGGTGGTGTTCCCATGGCTGGCCTTCGGCCACCTCATCCCCTTCCTCGAGCTCTCCAAGCGCCTGGCGCGGCGGGGCCACGCCGTCACCTTCGTCTCCACGCCGAGGAACGTCGCCAGGCTCCCGCCGGTGCCCACGGGCCTGTCCGGCCGCGTCCGTCTCGTGGCCCTGCCGCTGCCGGCGGTGGACGGGCTGCCGGATGGCGCCGAGTCGACGGCCGACGTGCCTCCGGAGAAGGTCGAGCTCCTCAAGGCCGCCTTCGATGGCCTCGCCGCGCCCTTCGCGGACTTCCTCGACCGGAGCCGGGAGGGCGAGGCGGGGTTTGAGAGGAGGCCGGACTGGATCGTGCTCGACTTCGCGCACCACTGGCTCTTCCCCATCGCCGACCAGCACCAG ATTCCCTGCGCGATGTTCCTCATCGTCACGGGCACCATGCTCGCGTACAGCGGCCCACGTTGGGAGAACGTCGCCCATCCCCGCGTCACCGCCGACGATTTCATGCCCACGCCGAGGTGGTTCCCGTCTCCATCTTCCCTCGCCTACCGCCGTCACGAGGCCGCCTGGATGGCCGCCGCCTTCCAGCCTAACGCGTCTGGCATCTCCGACATGGAGCGCTTCTGGCTGACCGAGCAGCACTGCCGCCTTCTCGTGTTCCGCAGCTGCCTGGAGGTCGAGCCCCTGGTGTTCTCCCTGCTCGCCCACCTCTACCGCAAGCCTGCAGTCCCGGCCGGCCTCCTACTGCCGGACCCGGCCGACGACGGTGACCATGACAATGGCATCGGCGTGGCGCGTTCAGGTGCGTTACAGTGGCTCGATGAGCAGCCTCCGGGGAGCGTCCTGTACGTCGCCCTCGGCAGCGAGGCGCCGGTAACGGAGGAGAGCGTCCACGAGCTCGCCTTGGGGCTCGAGCTCTCAGGGGTGCGCTTCCTGTGGGCACTACGGCGGCCGAGCGGCGCCACTGGCACCGGCACGTCGCCGCTGCTGCCAGACGGGTTCGAGGCGCGGACGCGCGGGCGCGGCGCCGTGTGCACGGGCTGGGTGCCGCAGGTGCGGTTGCTCGCGCACGTGGCGGTGGGCGCGTTCCTGACGCACTGCGGGTGGGGCTCCGTCGCCGAGAACCTCCGGTTTGGCCACCCGCTGGTCATGCTGCCGTTCGTCGTCGACCAGGGCCTGATCGCGCGGATGATGGCCGAGCGGGGCGTCGGCGTGGAGGTGGCGCGCCGCGACGATGGGTCGTTTGGCAGGGACGACGTCGCCGCGTCCGTGACGCTCGTGAtgctggaggaggaggggaaggtgCTCGCGCTCAACGCGAAGAGGCTTAAGGAGGTGGTCGTTGGCGACGAAGGTGGCCGGCAGGAGCGGTACGTCGACGAGCTCGTGGACTGCTTGCAGCGTCACAGCTTCACAGGGTTTGACTAG